One Amycolatopsis sp. NBC_00355 genomic window carries:
- a CDS encoding ATP-binding protein has product MTMRGCTNAASAAQNGNEAEFGEIPLQNRSECSGPALAERDGELGYLAELLTGGRGGQARVALVGGPPGSGKTALLRAFAEQAIDAGAVVLTAACSGERPPAPLGVAGQLFRGAQRARSAADPEQAGRLAELRSLPRRFPEDGTLPVAVLDRICAVLEELAFATPVVLAIDDVHHSDEASLDCLQYLLRRLWRTRVLVVLAESDHNRQASPSLSVELLRLPEFRRLRLAPLTPAGVQCVVARELGPHRASVARARYVELTGGNPLLVRALLDDHTRAGPDPGEPVAGRAYTHAVLAVLHSGPDEVLAVARALAVLGADGTPEAVRQVLGTDPGTVAWALDRLAESGLADARPAGPSCREQVGAAVLAGLSPADRARWHGSAAALLHESGAPASAIAPHLLAGGRVAGARAAEILRIAAGQALDDEQPERAVACLRRAAEFADDEDERLAVTALLLRAEWRLDPAHTHTHTDSLLTAVRAGRLRWRDAVFLVKALLWHGRSEEAAEVLKVVTRGGRQDTGADLAVLWDWVAVCHPDVLDRAHRRPKPAAMRTRQLSLRAQSAALLSSVLTTGGGDETPGHAEQVLRSVEVDHRLLESSQAALLTLLYAHRPDRAAWWCEHLLAQSAAQHSPTWLATLSAIRAQAAIRQGDLPAARKHGRAALTALKPGSWGVALGAPVAGLVFAATGMGRYAEAETLLTRPMPEAVLRTRYGLHYLHARGHHHFVTGRFRAAVEDFLTCGGLMARWNIDVPALVPWRSAAAEALLWLGKRDQARQLADEQLRWAGGPQSRGRGLALRVLAKIDEPGARPALLQRAVTDLRRSGDRLELAHALAELGSAHHDLGDAEPARTFAAQALRLAGECEAEPLRASIMETFGLGGDLHRGNGTPISGDVASLSPAEFRVAALAAHGYTNRKIASQLRITASTVEQHLTRVYRKLKVTTRADLPVHQLNLTHEADLAL; this is encoded by the coding sequence ATGACAATGCGAGGCTGCACCAACGCCGCGTCAGCGGCGCAGAACGGTAACGAGGCGGAATTCGGCGAAATACCATTGCAGAACCGGAGCGAGTGCTCCGGGCCGGCGCTGGCCGAACGCGACGGCGAACTCGGTTACCTGGCCGAGCTCCTGACGGGCGGCCGCGGTGGCCAGGCGCGGGTGGCACTGGTCGGCGGCCCGCCCGGAAGCGGGAAAACGGCACTGCTCAGGGCGTTCGCGGAGCAGGCGATCGACGCGGGCGCCGTGGTGCTCACCGCGGCCTGCTCCGGCGAGCGGCCGCCCGCGCCGCTGGGCGTGGCCGGCCAGCTGTTCCGCGGGGCACAACGGGCGCGATCGGCGGCCGATCCCGAGCAGGCGGGCCGGCTGGCCGAACTGCGGTCGCTGCCTCGCCGGTTCCCGGAAGACGGCACCCTGCCGGTGGCCGTCCTGGACCGCATCTGCGCGGTGCTGGAGGAACTCGCCTTCGCCACCCCGGTCGTGCTGGCGATCGACGACGTCCACCACTCGGACGAAGCTTCGCTGGACTGCCTGCAGTACCTGCTGCGCCGCCTGTGGCGCACCCGGGTGCTGGTCGTGCTGGCCGAGTCCGACCACAACCGCCAGGCCAGCCCGTCGCTGTCGGTGGAACTGCTGCGGCTGCCGGAATTCCGCCGGCTGCGGCTCGCGCCGCTCACGCCCGCGGGCGTGCAGTGCGTGGTGGCGCGCGAGCTCGGCCCGCACCGGGCGAGCGTGGCCCGGGCGCGCTACGTCGAGCTCACCGGCGGAAACCCGCTGCTCGTCCGGGCGCTGCTCGACGACCACACCCGTGCGGGGCCGGACCCCGGCGAACCGGTGGCCGGGCGGGCCTACACCCACGCCGTGCTGGCCGTGCTCCACAGCGGCCCCGACGAGGTGCTCGCGGTCGCCCGGGCCCTGGCGGTGCTGGGCGCCGACGGTACCCCCGAGGCGGTGCGGCAGGTGCTCGGCACCGACCCCGGCACCGTCGCCTGGGCCCTGGACCGGCTGGCGGAGTCCGGCCTGGCCGACGCCCGGCCGGCGGGGCCGTCCTGCCGCGAGCAGGTCGGCGCCGCCGTGCTGGCCGGCCTGTCCCCCGCCGACCGCGCCCGGTGGCACGGGTCGGCGGCGGCCCTGCTGCACGAGTCGGGCGCGCCCGCGTCGGCGATCGCCCCGCACCTGCTCGCCGGCGGCCGCGTGGCCGGTGCCCGCGCGGCGGAGATCCTGCGCATCGCCGCCGGTCAGGCCCTCGACGACGAGCAGCCGGAACGCGCCGTCGCGTGCCTGCGACGAGCCGCGGAGTTCGCCGACGACGAGGACGAGCGCCTCGCCGTGACCGCCTTGCTGCTGCGGGCCGAGTGGCGGCTCGACCCGGCCCACACCCACACCCACACCGATTCGCTGCTGACCGCCGTGCGCGCCGGCCGGCTGCGGTGGCGGGACGCGGTGTTCCTGGTGAAGGCCCTGCTCTGGCACGGCCGGTCCGAGGAGGCGGCGGAGGTGCTCAAGGTCGTCACCCGCGGCGGCCGGCAGGACACCGGCGCCGACCTCGCCGTGCTGTGGGACTGGGTCGCCGTGTGTCACCCGGACGTCCTCGACCGCGCCCACCGCCGGCCGAAGCCGGCCGCGATGCGCACCCGGCAGCTGTCACTGCGCGCGCAGTCGGCGGCGCTGCTGTCGAGCGTGCTCACCACCGGCGGCGGTGACGAGACGCCGGGCCACGCCGAGCAGGTCCTGCGCTCGGTGGAGGTCGACCACCGGCTGCTGGAGTCGTCGCAGGCGGCGCTGCTCACCCTGCTCTACGCCCACCGGCCGGACCGGGCCGCGTGGTGGTGCGAGCACCTGCTCGCACAGAGCGCCGCGCAGCACAGCCCGACGTGGCTGGCGACGCTCTCGGCGATCCGGGCGCAGGCCGCGATCCGCCAGGGTGATCTGCCCGCGGCCAGGAAACACGGCCGCGCGGCCCTCACCGCCCTGAAGCCCGGCAGCTGGGGCGTCGCGCTGGGGGCGCCGGTGGCCGGCCTGGTGTTCGCCGCGACGGGCATGGGCCGGTACGCGGAAGCCGAGACCCTGCTGACCCGGCCGATGCCCGAGGCCGTCCTGCGGACCCGGTACGGGCTGCACTACCTGCACGCCCGCGGCCACCACCACTTCGTGACGGGCCGGTTCCGCGCGGCGGTCGAGGACTTCCTGACGTGCGGAGGGCTGATGGCGCGCTGGAACATCGACGTCCCGGCGCTGGTCCCGTGGCGTTCGGCGGCCGCGGAAGCCCTGCTGTGGCTGGGCAAGCGCGATCAGGCCCGGCAGCTGGCCGACGAGCAGCTGCGGTGGGCCGGCGGTCCGCAGAGCCGGGGCCGCGGCCTGGCGCTGCGTGTGCTCGCCAAGATCGACGAGCCGGGCGCCCGGCCGGCCCTGCTCCAGCGCGCGGTGACGGACCTGCGCCGGTCCGGGGATCGGCTCGAGCTGGCCCACGCCCTGGCGGAGCTGGGTTCGGCCCACCACGACCTGGGCGACGCGGAGCCGGCCCGCACGTTCGCGGCGCAGGCGCTGCGGCTGGCGGGCGAGTGCGAAGCGGAGCCGCTGCGCGCGTCCATCATGGAGACGTTCGGCCTGGGCGGCGACCTCCACCGCGGGAACGGAACCCCGATCTCGGGTGACGTGGCCTCCCTCAGCCCGGCGGAGTTCCGGGTGGCCGCCCTGGCGGCGCACGGCTACACGAACCGGAAGATCGCGAGCCAGCTGCGGATCACGGCGAGCACGGTGGAGCAGCACCTCACCCGGGTGTACCGGAAGCTGAAGGTGACGACGCGCGCGGACCTCCCGGTGCACCAGCTGAACCTGACCCACGAGGCGGACCTGGCCCTCTGA